One window of Robiginitalea biformata HTCC2501 genomic DNA carries:
- a CDS encoding sulfatase family protein produces the protein MKTTSTPLSKFLQKFSRWCQRCVRYPLLAIILLGVSCRETVKSEFAAADRADRPPNIVIIFTDDQGYSDVGVYGARDIPTPNLDAMAADGLLLTNFYAAQPVCSASRAGLLTGCYPNRVGIHNALMPNSPVGLNPAEETLAELLRQQGYRTGIFGKWHLGDHPDFLPTRHGFDEFFGIPYSNDMWPLHPLQGPVFDFGPLPLYEQERVVDTLEDQRLLTRQITERSVDFINRHKEEPFFLYVPHPQPHVPLFVSDAFRGKSGRGLYGDVIMEIDWSVGQVLGALEDNGLTDDTWVIFTSDNGPWLAYGNHSGRAEPLREGKGTNWEGGVREPCIMKFPGRLPRGKVLDEPLMAIDLLPTIASVTGSPQPGREIDGKNAWGLLSGAEARGPQDAYYFYYRVNELQAVRDGDWKLVLPHNYRTMQGQEPGADGLPGAYDYVDVTAPELYNLREDPGETNNLAERHPEVLAAISRKADSMRRRLGDALTGVKGVENRPPGRVETGAGQEH, from the coding sequence ATGAAAACGACTTCCACGCCCCTGAGTAAATTCCTGCAAAAGTTTTCCCGGTGGTGCCAGCGCTGTGTCCGATACCCGCTCCTCGCCATCATCCTGCTGGGGGTGTCCTGCCGGGAGACCGTTAAGTCGGAATTCGCGGCAGCGGACCGGGCAGACCGCCCCCCGAATATCGTGATCATTTTCACGGACGACCAGGGGTATTCGGACGTGGGGGTGTACGGGGCCCGGGATATCCCTACACCAAACCTGGACGCCATGGCTGCGGACGGGTTGCTGTTGACCAATTTTTACGCCGCTCAGCCGGTTTGTTCCGCTTCGCGGGCCGGGCTGCTCACGGGCTGTTACCCGAATCGGGTCGGGATTCACAATGCGCTGATGCCCAACAGCCCTGTCGGCCTGAACCCCGCGGAGGAAACCCTGGCGGAACTGCTGCGCCAACAGGGCTACCGGACCGGGATTTTCGGGAAATGGCACCTGGGCGACCATCCGGATTTCCTGCCGACGCGCCACGGGTTTGACGAGTTTTTCGGGATTCCCTATTCGAATGACATGTGGCCGCTGCATCCTCTGCAGGGCCCCGTTTTCGATTTTGGGCCGCTACCGCTCTACGAGCAGGAGCGCGTGGTGGATACGCTGGAAGACCAGAGGCTGCTGACCCGGCAGATAACCGAACGCAGCGTGGATTTTATCAACCGCCATAAGGAGGAGCCCTTTTTTCTGTATGTCCCCCACCCCCAGCCGCACGTTCCCCTCTTTGTTTCGGATGCCTTCCGGGGGAAATCCGGACGGGGCCTTTACGGGGATGTGATCATGGAGATCGACTGGTCGGTAGGGCAGGTTTTGGGCGCGTTGGAGGACAATGGCCTCACGGATGATACCTGGGTGATCTTCACCTCAGACAACGGCCCGTGGCTGGCCTACGGCAACCACTCCGGCCGGGCCGAACCGCTGCGTGAAGGCAAGGGGACCAATTGGGAAGGAGGCGTGCGGGAACCCTGCATCATGAAATTCCCGGGCCGGTTGCCACGGGGAAAAGTCCTGGACGAGCCGCTCATGGCCATCGACCTGCTGCCGACGATAGCCTCCGTAACGGGCTCCCCCCAACCCGGGCGGGAAATCGACGGGAAGAATGCCTGGGGCCTGTTGAGCGGGGCGGAAGCCCGGGGCCCGCAGGATGCCTATTATTTCTATTACCGGGTCAATGAATTGCAGGCGGTGCGCGACGGGGACTGGAAGCTGGTGCTGCCGCACAATTACCGGACCATGCAGGGACAGGAGCCCGGGGCGGATGGCCTGCCCGGCGCGTACGACTATGTGGACGTAACCGCCCCCGAGTTGTACAACCTCCGGGAAGACCCGGGTGAAACTAACAATTTGGCAGAACGGCACCCGGAGGTGCTGGCAGCCATCAGCCGTAAGGCGGATTCCATGCGCAGACGCCTGGGCGATGCGCTTACCGGAGTGAAGGGTGTCGAAAACAGGCCCCCCGGCCGGGTGGAAACAGGAGCCGGTCAGGAGCACTAA
- a CDS encoding DUF7133 domain-containing protein produces the protein MPLRFSGRTCVLLLAALALIPACSEKKQHPVDRVIGSFSDSLPHIGLPPDADATDANWAGADLGPKPPVKPLYPEESAKHFLLPDGYRMEPVLTEPEIEQPGAIAFDGNGRMYVLELRSYMLTADSDGELDPISRISRWEDRDHDGVYETGTVFVDSLVFPRFVLPYGKDCILAMESNRDNVYRYTDTDGDGRADQKELFTNRFGRAGNVEHQQAFMYYGMDNWLYSTVNAFRVRETAGGIIRQPTGYNHAQWGLTHDDDGKLWFLGGASGVPSYFQFPIHYGNFEVPDELAEGFKVPWGAPVRIADMQGGMDQVRQPDGSLNEVTGSAGNDIYRGDRLPRELYGELFYGEPVARIVRQVHPVVAEGLTTLHNAYQEEKSEFLRSTDPLFRPVDLTTAPDGTLYVTDMYRGIIQEGQWVQPGSYLRARIEQYQLDKVIGLGRIWRLTHEGIPRDKTRPRMLDQQPSELIQYLNHPNGWWRDKAQQLIVLSGDTSLGPRLEELLGSESEGTNARIHALWCLEGLGLLQENHIRQLAASPQPRLRIQALRAGESLYLEGPAGLDATYNRMMEDPVADVAIQAMLSAKFLGLENLESRIAAIADTSDIRGIRLVGEQILDQLEAGGNNLADGDFSEEQLASLERGKAIYNELCVQCHGAGGIGKPAGKDQLMAPALASSLRVQGHPRYALGAILHGLQGEIEGKQYAGGIMVGNAEQSDRWIADITSYIRVGLGNGASLVTEADAAAFRQATRGRQAPYSYPELLASIPRELKPTEAWKMEASHTQPVVIGGVASPRAAFDFGGWTTGADQQVGMWYRIDFPEPIRLEEIQFDAPANGTVWAAAKKPAAYPRELSVQASQDGQTWKEITRVRPDSLEVAFKLPPTRLRALRLELTDVPDDPGIPWSMRQMRLYGQQESQQSTHSKPETK, from the coding sequence ATGCCTTTACGCTTTTCCGGCCGGACCTGTGTCCTGCTCCTGGCCGCTCTTGCCCTGATACCGGCGTGTTCCGAAAAAAAACAACACCCCGTAGACCGGGTAATCGGTAGTTTTTCCGACTCCCTGCCGCATATCGGGCTGCCCCCGGATGCCGATGCTACAGATGCCAACTGGGCCGGGGCCGACCTGGGGCCCAAGCCCCCCGTTAAACCCCTCTACCCGGAGGAATCCGCCAAACACTTCCTGCTCCCGGACGGCTACCGGATGGAGCCCGTACTCACCGAACCGGAAATCGAACAGCCCGGGGCCATCGCCTTTGACGGCAATGGACGGATGTATGTCCTGGAACTCCGCTCGTATATGCTCACCGCCGATTCGGATGGGGAGCTCGACCCGATTAGCCGGATCTCCCGCTGGGAAGACCGGGATCATGACGGGGTGTACGAAACGGGCACCGTATTCGTCGACAGCCTGGTATTTCCGCGTTTTGTCCTGCCCTACGGAAAGGACTGCATCCTGGCCATGGAGAGCAACCGGGACAACGTGTACCGGTATACGGATACAGACGGGGACGGGCGCGCGGACCAGAAGGAATTGTTTACCAACCGCTTCGGGCGGGCGGGCAATGTGGAGCACCAGCAGGCCTTCATGTATTACGGGATGGACAATTGGCTCTACAGTACGGTGAACGCGTTTCGCGTTCGGGAAACCGCAGGCGGTATCATCCGGCAGCCCACGGGGTACAACCACGCCCAATGGGGCCTGACCCACGACGACGATGGCAAACTTTGGTTCCTGGGCGGGGCTTCCGGGGTGCCCTCCTATTTCCAGTTCCCGATCCACTATGGAAATTTCGAAGTCCCGGATGAACTGGCCGAAGGCTTTAAGGTACCCTGGGGTGCCCCCGTCCGTATCGCAGACATGCAGGGGGGCATGGATCAGGTCCGGCAACCCGACGGCTCCCTCAACGAGGTAACCGGGTCTGCCGGGAACGATATCTACCGTGGCGACAGGCTGCCGCGGGAACTCTACGGGGAACTCTTCTACGGGGAACCCGTGGCGCGCATTGTCCGGCAGGTCCACCCGGTGGTTGCCGAGGGGCTGACCACATTGCACAACGCCTACCAAGAAGAAAAATCCGAATTCCTGCGCAGCACGGACCCGCTCTTCCGGCCGGTGGATCTGACCACGGCCCCGGACGGTACGCTCTATGTCACCGATATGTACCGGGGGATTATCCAGGAGGGCCAGTGGGTGCAGCCGGGCTCCTATTTGCGCGCCAGGATCGAACAGTACCAACTCGACAAGGTCATCGGGCTCGGGCGCATCTGGCGGCTAACCCACGAAGGCATCCCGCGCGACAAAACCCGACCGCGTATGCTGGACCAGCAACCATCCGAGTTGATTCAATACCTGAACCACCCGAATGGCTGGTGGCGGGACAAGGCGCAACAGCTCATCGTACTTTCCGGGGATACCTCCCTGGGGCCCCGATTGGAGGAACTCCTGGGGTCCGAATCCGAAGGTACGAATGCCCGGATCCACGCCCTGTGGTGCCTGGAGGGCCTCGGTTTGCTGCAAGAGAACCACATTCGCCAATTGGCCGCAAGCCCGCAACCGCGTCTGCGGATTCAGGCCTTACGCGCCGGGGAAAGCCTCTACCTGGAGGGCCCTGCCGGCCTGGACGCCACCTATAATCGCATGATGGAAGACCCGGTGGCAGATGTCGCCATCCAGGCGATGCTCAGTGCCAAATTCCTGGGGCTCGAAAACCTGGAATCCCGCATCGCGGCAATTGCCGACACATCCGATATCCGGGGGATCCGGCTGGTTGGGGAACAGATCCTCGACCAACTGGAAGCCGGCGGGAACAACCTGGCCGACGGGGATTTCAGCGAGGAACAACTGGCATCCCTGGAACGGGGAAAAGCCATCTACAATGAACTTTGCGTGCAATGCCACGGGGCAGGCGGTATTGGAAAACCTGCGGGCAAGGACCAATTGATGGCCCCTGCCCTGGCCTCCTCCCTGCGCGTCCAGGGGCACCCCCGGTACGCCCTGGGGGCCATCCTGCACGGATTGCAAGGGGAAATCGAAGGAAAGCAATACGCCGGGGGGATCATGGTAGGCAATGCGGAACAATCCGACCGATGGATCGCCGATATCACCTCCTACATCCGGGTGGGCCTCGGAAATGGGGCCTCCCTGGTAACTGAAGCGGATGCAGCTGCTTTCCGGCAGGCCACCCGGGGGCGTCAGGCTCCCTATTCCTATCCGGAACTCCTGGCCTCCATCCCCCGGGAACTGAAACCCACTGAGGCGTGGAAGATGGAAGCCAGCCATACCCAGCCCGTCGTTATCGGAGGGGTTGCCAGTCCGAGGGCGGCTTTCGATTTCGGGGGATGGACCACCGGAGCAGACCAGCAGGTGGGGATGTGGTACCGGATCGATTTTCCGGAACCCATTCGCCTGGAGGAAATCCAGTTTGACGCCCCGGCCAACGGGACGGTATGGGCGGCCGCTAAAAAACCGGCAGCCTATCCCCGGGAGCTCAGCGTCCAGGCTTCCCAGGACGGGCAGACCTGGAAGGAAATAACCCGGGTGCGGCCCGACAGCCTGGAAGTGGCTTTTAAACTGCCTCCAACCCGGCTCCGGGCGCTTCGCCTGGAACTGACCGATGTCCCGGACGACCCGGGCATCCCCTGGTCCATGCGGCAGATGCGCCTCTACGGACAACAGGAATCCCAGCAATCCACTCATTCGAAACCAGAAACAAAATGA
- a CDS encoding sugar phosphate isomerase/epimerase family protein, with product MKQEKKGLSRRKFIGTTALVGAGIGLGGSRLFAGPALIKNPGYPASVISGVQIGVITYSFRSMPDQSAEATLDYVKQCGIGAIELMGDPAESFAGKPENPVDFRQYYRLRRAERDGGLSGDQQKELAELREASEAYNKEVAAWREQTSMEPFEELRRMYANEGVSIYAFKPRAFGADNTEAEMDWGVRAAKALGASHITLEHPDNDSHTQKLARIAAKHGIFVAYHGHEQQTPTFWDTALKQSTFNSLNLDLGHYVAAGNADPLGIIRDKFYRIQSMHLKDRQKPENGKGNVVWGSGDTPIREALQLMRENKYDFPGTIELEYDIPEGSDAVAEVKKCLEFCREALS from the coding sequence ATGAAACAAGAGAAAAAAGGCCTGTCGCGCCGCAAATTTATCGGCACCACCGCACTGGTTGGCGCCGGAATAGGGCTCGGGGGTTCCCGGCTCTTCGCCGGCCCGGCCCTGATTAAGAACCCCGGGTATCCGGCATCGGTGATCAGCGGCGTTCAGATTGGCGTTATCACCTACTCCTTCCGGAGCATGCCCGATCAAAGCGCCGAAGCTACCCTGGACTACGTCAAACAATGCGGTATCGGCGCCATTGAATTAATGGGCGACCCGGCCGAATCCTTTGCGGGCAAGCCTGAGAACCCGGTGGATTTCCGCCAGTATTATCGCCTGAGGCGGGCCGAACGCGACGGGGGGCTCAGCGGTGACCAGCAGAAAGAACTCGCCGAACTCCGGGAAGCCAGTGAGGCCTATAACAAGGAAGTAGCCGCCTGGAGGGAGCAAACCTCCATGGAACCCTTTGAAGAACTCCGCCGGATGTATGCTAATGAAGGGGTTTCGATCTATGCCTTCAAGCCCCGGGCATTTGGGGCCGACAACACGGAGGCCGAGATGGACTGGGGGGTACGGGCTGCAAAAGCCCTGGGCGCCAGCCATATTACGCTGGAACACCCGGATAACGACTCACATACCCAAAAACTGGCCCGCATTGCCGCCAAACACGGGATTTTTGTCGCCTACCACGGGCACGAACAGCAAACGCCCACTTTCTGGGACACCGCTCTGAAACAATCGACTTTCAATTCCCTCAACCTGGACCTCGGCCATTATGTGGCCGCCGGGAATGCGGACCCGCTTGGGATCATCCGGGATAAATTTTACCGGATCCAAAGCATGCACCTGAAAGACCGGCAGAAGCCGGAAAACGGGAAGGGGAATGTGGTTTGGGGAAGCGGAGACACCCCCATCCGCGAGGCCCTGCAACTTATGCGGGAAAATAAATACGACTTCCCGGGCACCATCGAACTCGAATACGACATCCCCGAAGGGTCCGACGCCGTAGCCGAGGTGAAGAAATGCCTGGAATTCTGCCGGGAGGCGCTTAGTTAG
- the rimM gene encoding ribosome maturation factor RimM (Essential for efficient processing of 16S rRNA), protein MRKEDCFYLGKIVSRHGFKGELLAKLDTDEPQLYENLESVFVSVGNNLVPFFLRRCQLHKTRLLRLHFEDIDSEADATRILGSELYLPLQMLPPLEGNKFYYHEVIGFRLNDARRGDVGEIRSVNDQGAQALFVADKDGREVLIPVTDDFIEKVDRDQRVIHIRTPEGLLDLYLT, encoded by the coding sequence ATGCGGAAGGAAGACTGTTTCTACCTCGGTAAAATTGTCTCCCGCCATGGCTTCAAGGGCGAGTTACTGGCGAAGTTAGATACAGACGAGCCGCAGCTATACGAAAATCTGGAATCGGTGTTTGTTTCCGTAGGGAACAACCTGGTTCCATTTTTTTTGCGCCGTTGCCAGTTGCACAAAACGCGCTTGCTCCGGCTGCATTTCGAAGACATCGACTCGGAGGCAGATGCCACCCGTATCCTCGGCAGCGAATTGTACCTGCCCCTGCAAATGCTCCCGCCGCTTGAGGGGAACAAATTTTATTACCACGAGGTTATTGGGTTTCGGCTGAACGATGCCCGGCGTGGCGATGTGGGGGAAATCCGCTCGGTCAATGACCAGGGTGCCCAGGCGCTGTTCGTGGCGGACAAGGACGGGCGGGAAGTACTCATCCCTGTTACGGACGACTTTATCGAAAAGGTGGACCGCGACCAGCGCGTCATCCACATTCGGACCCCGGAGGGCCTGCTGGACCTTTACCTCACCTGA
- a CDS encoding 30S ribosomal protein S16 — protein sequence MPVRIRLQRHGKKGKPFYWIVAADVRAKRDGRFLEKLGIYNPNTNPATIEIDVDQSVQWLNDGAQPSETARRILSYKGVLLKHHLMGGVRKGALTEEEAEKKFQAWLDEKEQKVSQKTEGLEKAREEARAKALEAEREANEKRKAAAAEAEAPEAEETPETPEGESAAEEVEAVAAAGEPENEVAEAEAPAAADDAAQEEAGEEKAEAAPAEKAEEAKAEEKAEEAPKAAAGDSEEKEEKKEAAAGDKE from the coding sequence ATGCCAGTTAGAATCAGACTTCAGAGACACGGTAAGAAAGGAAAACCTTTTTACTGGATCGTAGCCGCCGACGTGCGTGCCAAGCGCGACGGCCGTTTCCTCGAAAAACTAGGAATCTACAACCCGAATACGAATCCCGCCACTATCGAGATAGACGTGGATCAATCCGTACAATGGCTCAACGACGGGGCTCAGCCCAGCGAGACAGCTCGCCGGATCCTTTCCTATAAAGGGGTACTGCTGAAGCACCACCTGATGGGGGGCGTTCGTAAAGGGGCCCTGACCGAAGAGGAGGCCGAAAAGAAATTTCAGGCATGGCTCGATGAAAAGGAGCAGAAGGTAAGCCAGAAAACCGAAGGACTGGAAAAAGCCCGGGAGGAAGCGCGTGCCAAGGCCCTGGAGGCTGAACGGGAAGCCAACGAAAAGCGCAAGGCGGCCGCTGCTGAGGCAGAAGCCCCGGAGGCGGAGGAAACCCCGGAGACCCCTGAAGGCGAAAGCGCTGCCGAGGAAGTTGAAGCGGTTGCAGCTGCCGGAGAACCGGAAAACGAAGTAGCCGAGGCCGAGGCCCCTGCTGCTGCCGATGATGCTGCTCAGGAGGAAGCCGGTGAGGAAAAAGCCGAAGCTGCCCCGGCCGAAAAGGCTGAGGAAGCGAAGGCTGAAGAAAAGGCCGAAGAAGCCCCCAAAGCTGCTGCCGGAGATTCCGAAGAAAAGGAAGAAAAGAAAGAAGCCGCAGCAGGCGATAAGGAATAA
- a CDS encoding ferritin-like domain-containing protein: protein MKYTEKISNKLNELLEKTYDAEKGYKLAAEKVEVPAVKEFLNDKVKQRYTFGHELKTEIREYGELPDKGGSFKGDLHRTWMNLTSTLTGNETERILEEVERGEKASLEQYDEILDDKEMTLPPSTEQLLRSQRNAIQAALNTSKMYESIVS from the coding sequence ATGAAGTACACTGAAAAAATTTCCAATAAGTTAAACGAATTACTCGAAAAGACATACGATGCTGAAAAAGGATATAAGCTCGCAGCCGAGAAGGTAGAAGTGCCAGCCGTGAAGGAATTCCTGAACGACAAAGTTAAGCAGCGCTATACCTTTGGGCACGAACTGAAGACCGAAATCCGCGAGTACGGGGAATTGCCAGACAAAGGCGGCAGCTTTAAGGGCGACCTGCACCGTACCTGGATGAATCTCACCAGTACGCTCACCGGCAATGAAACCGAACGCATCCTCGAAGAAGTAGAGCGGGGCGAGAAAGCCAGCCTGGAGCAGTACGATGAAATCCTCGACGATAAGGAAATGACCCTCCCGCCATCTACGGAGCAGCTCCTGAGAAGTCAGCGCAACGCCATCCAGGCAGCCCTGAACACGTCGAAGATGTACGAATCCATCGTATCCTGA